One Ooceraea biroi isolate clonal line C1 chromosome 6, Obir_v5.4, whole genome shotgun sequence genomic window carries:
- the LOC105284081 gene encoding peptidyl-prolyl cis-trans isomerase-like 1: MQTAICMTNISGVPDKHWQPPFVAFETTMGEITVELYWKHAPITCRNFAELTRRGYYNGTKFHRVIRDFMIQGGDPTATGKGGMSIYGDCFDDEIHDDLKHTGAGILSMANSGPDTNGSQFFITLAPTQWLDGKHTIFGRVHSGMAIVKRIGLVETDKNDRPVDDVKIVKGSVKNA; this comes from the exons ATGCAGACCGCAATTTGCATGACAAATATATCCGGCGTGCCGGATAAACACTGGCAACCACCGTTTGTCGCCTTCGAAACTAC GATGGGTGAGATAACCGTGGAATTGTACTGGAAGCACGCTCCTATCACGTGCAGGAACTTTGCCGAGCTCACGCGACGTGGATATTACAACGGCACCAAGTTTCACAGAGTCATCCGTGATTTTATGATCCAAG GTGGAGATCCTACTGCAACTGGCAAAGGGGGGATGTCTATATACGGTGACTGTTTCGATGACGAGATACATGATGATTTGAAACACACAG GCGCTGGAATATTATCGATGGCAAACTCGGGACCAGACACAAATGGATCACAGTTTTTCATTACGCTCGCACCTACTCAGTGGCTTGATGGCAAGCACACTATATTTG GGAGAGTCCATTCCGGGATGGCGATAGTCAAAAGAATTGGATTAGTCGAGACAGATAAGAATGATCGACCAGTAGATGatgttaaaattgtaaaaggcTCCGTGAAGAATGCgtag